GATACAAAAAATTTTTTATCGGTGTCTTCTGAATTTTTATCAACCTTGTTTAAGTCATCCATACTATAAATAGTAGTTTGAAAAATACTATTATAAAAAAATAGATGTTTAATTTGCGCTCGCAAACAAATTCCCCCGTCAAAGGGGTCTACTTCGTCGCTATATACAAAGCCTGCTTTTTCTAATAGTTTCATAGCCGGCAAGCTTTTGGCTGGTGCTTGTGCAATGTCTTTTTGTGCCTGTTTGGAAAGCAAGGTTAAGTAAATGTCTTCTTTTGGCAAAAGGGCAGAAAAAAATTCTTGGTTTTCTTTGCTTTTTACATCCGCCTCTTTATAAGTTAGTGGAATAAATTTAGAAGATAAAGATTCCCACAAGGCATTAGACTTTGGAGCGATTTCTACATAAAGCCTTTCGTTAAATCGTTTTGAAAATTGAACAATATAAAACAGCCTTGCAAAGCTTAATAATTTTCCCAAGCTATAAGGCGATCCTTGAAAACTTTGTTCTATTACCAGCCCTCCCAACTCTGTTAAAGGTTCCCAGTCGGCTATTAGTTTTAGTTTTTTATGATCTACAGAAATTCCCAAAGAATGACTTTCTTTTTTTGCTTGTAAAATTTTAAAAGTGTAGTTGGCTCTTTCTTCGTGAGTTTTTTGTGCTTTAACTTGCCCCGTACCAATCACTTTTTTTGTTTCTAAATTTTCTAAAGCAAATACATACTGCGCTTCTGTTTTTGGCAGTAAATCACTAGTTGCCGTTTTTTTACTTAAAGCAATAAGATCTTTCACAGCATCTTTGTCTGCTGGTAAATTAAATAATTGCGCCGATTGCGCTAAATTATAAATATCTTCTTCGTCTTTGGGCTCTGCAATGCGCACAATAAATACCATGCTAAAATCCTTAAAAGCTATTAGACACTTCTGTTAATGATTTTTCTAAAATAGAAACTGCTAATTGAATATGCTCGGTCGTTAAAATGGCTGGACATAAAAAGCGTAATCGATAAGGGCCATGTCCGCAACTAAAAGCAACTAATCCATTTTTATATAGTGTTTTTAGTAAAGCCAAAGTTTTTTCTTTAGACCCATCTAAAGGAGTTAGCGCAATCATTAGCCCCATGCCTCCAATATCAGATATTAAGCCTTTGCAACTTCCTTTAGACAAGGCCGTTAGTGCGTCGGTCATTTCTGTATTAATGCGGTCGATTGCACCGCCCTTTCCTAAACAGTTTTCTTTTTCTAAGTAATTTAAGGTGGCATAGCCTGCAGACAAAGCCACCGAAGAGCTAGCAAAAGTTCCGGCAATTAACCCTGGTTTTGGGTTCATCGCTTTAGTGTAAAAAGTTGCTCCTACCTGCACGGCCTTGGCAACAGTGCATACATCAATATATTTTCCTAATTGTAATTTTTCAAAAGCAAAAAATTCTCCTGTGCGTAAAAAAGTTTGTACCTCGTCGACCCACACCGGTATTTGCTTTTCTTGGCAAAATTCTAAAAGAGGAACCCAAAAATCTCGCGTTGCTATTTTAAAACCACCCTCTCCTTGAATTAATTCAAACATAAAGGCCGCTATATCGCCCGGGTTATCGTTAACTTGTTTTTTTAATTCTGCTAAAGCTTTGTCGGCCTCTTGCTTTAACAACTTGGGGTTTGCCTCGCATTGTGCAAGAGAATAGCTAGAAACAAAAGGAACTCTTAACACTTCGTCATATGCGGGCAAGCCTTGTTTATATGCAGGGTTATCGGTAATTTCTGCCATGAATGTTGTTCTTCCTGCAAAGGCGGCGGTTAACGCAATAATTTTTTTAGCTGGTGATTTTTTTTGTCGGCAAATTTTTAACGCATTTTCATTAGCCATTGCACCAGAGGGACTTATCCAAACATGTTCAAGCCTGCTGTTTTTAGAGGCAATGCTTTTTAATTTACTAGCCAGCTTATAATAGCCTTGGCTTATTTGTAAATTTCCTTGCATAATCGCATCTTCTAAACCTGCCTCTACACCAGCTTTTAATAAGATTGGCGAGTTGTGCCCTAATAAATAAACCCCTATGGCATTAATTAAATCTAATTTAACAGAACCGTCCATTAACTCTACAAAAGGGCCCTTTCCTTTACCTGCAGATAAATACGGGTAAAACAATGGGCGCCCCCGCACATTACCCAATTCTTCTAAAGCCTTTTTGTAAGAAACCGCTTTGCCTTCTTCTGCGGACTTTATATTTTGAATGTCGTTATTTTCCTCTAACTTTGTTGCTACTAATTCTTCTATTAGCTGGTTAGATTTTTTAGACAGATTTTTGACATTTAACATATAATTCCTTATTGATATAGTTATAAACAAAAAGAACAGTAATCTTTCACCCTATTTATATGCTTTCTACTATAAAAAAGCAAAAACAAAGATGACAAATACGCTTTCCCCTTTATTAAAAGACGCTCAGCTGGCTTTTCAAAAAAGCGACTATAACTTAGCCTTAGGAAACCTATATAAAGCTTCTAAAATCGCTAACAACCCTCTTGAAGTAAGCAGCCTGCTAAAAGAGGTTCAACAAAAAATGTTGTCTACAAAACAAATACCAAAAGCCTTTAACCTGCCGCAGTTAAATAGCCCTTGGAACCTTAGCCCAAGCCTTTTAGTATTGTGCCTGTTGCTATTTTTATTTAAAGCTTTGGTGTCCGTTTATAAAAAAAACACATTAACTTTTAAATACTGGATAAGCTTGATTGTCTTTAGTAGCTTTTGCGTTGTTGCCACTAAAAAACAATACCGCTTTTACTTTCAGCCACAAGCGATTAGCTTAAACCCTAAACTTTCTTTACACCTAACCCCTAACCTTAGCAGCCCTGTGCTTTTTACGCTTTCTTCTGTGCGATTATTAAAAATTAATAAATTAACTACTGACTGGGCTTTGGTGCAAGACCAAGGTCAAGCAGGGTGGGTTCGCAAAAAGTTTTTATTCTTTACAAATTTTCACAGTCTCGATATTCTATGGGAACTATGATTAAAAGTTTGTGGAACAATGCCCTCTACCAAAAAGAGGCTATCTATATCCATAGTTTACAACAGTGTGAGCTATTAAAAAACTTAAGCAGTGGTCAAATTTATTACTTATTAAAAAACCTTCACAAGCGCACTTATCAAGCAGAAGAAAATATATTTCAACAAGACAGCTCGGGCAATGCAGCCTATATCATTTTAGAAGGAAATGTAAAAGTTCACTATAAAGAAGCAAAGGCTGAATCCAATTTAACAAATACAGACATTAGTATTTTACCCGCAGGATCTTTTTTTGGAGAAACCAATTTATATCAAAAAACAGGAACAAGAGTAGTTAGCGCCACTAGCATAAAAAAAACTATCTTGCTTAGTTTATTCAAGGCCGACATAGAACAAATGACTTCCTGTAAACCTAAAATTGCCATGCAGTTATTGTTAAATTTCAATGAAATTTTAAGCACTCGCATAATGCAAATAACACAAACGCATTTGTAATATATGTCTATAAACAAAAGATATTTTTTTCAAACTATTATTTTTTTATTCACGCTGTCTTTTTTTCTTGTGGCGCTATACACTGTAAGTAGTT
This portion of the Pseudobdellovibrionaceae bacterium genome encodes:
- a CDS encoding arginine N-succinyltransferase, producing MVFIVRIAEPKDEEDIYNLAQSAQLFNLPADKDAVKDLIALSKKTATSDLLPKTEAQYVFALENLETKKVIGTGQVKAQKTHEERANYTFKILQAKKESHSLGISVDHKKLKLIADWEPLTELGGLVIEQSFQGSPYSLGKLLSFARLFYIVQFSKRFNERLYVEIAPKSNALWESLSSKFIPLTYKEADVKSKENQEFFSALLPKEDIYLTLLSKQAQKDIAQAPAKSLPAMKLLEKAGFVYSDEVDPFDGGICLRAQIKHLFFYNSIFQTTIYSMDDLNKVDKNSEDTDKKFFVSVGDAKSFRCVLIRPSKVFYVNSKVQICCEKEILNALQVKSGESVTAFSL
- a CDS encoding aminotransferase class III-fold pyridoxal phosphate-dependent enzyme, which codes for MLNVKNLSKKSNQLIEELVATKLEENNDIQNIKSAEEGKAVSYKKALEELGNVRGRPLFYPYLSAGKGKGPFVELMDGSVKLDLINAIGVYLLGHNSPILLKAGVEAGLEDAIMQGNLQISQGYYKLASKLKSIASKNSRLEHVWISPSGAMANENALKICRQKKSPAKKIIALTAAFAGRTTFMAEITDNPAYKQGLPAYDEVLRVPFVSSYSLAQCEANPKLLKQEADKALAELKKQVNDNPGDIAAFMFELIQGEGGFKIATRDFWVPLLEFCQEKQIPVWVDEVQTFLRTGEFFAFEKLQLGKYIDVCTVAKAVQVGATFYTKAMNPKPGLIAGTFASSSVALSAGYATLNYLEKENCLGKGGAIDRINTEMTDALTALSKGSCKGLISDIGGMGLMIALTPLDGSKEKTLALLKTLYKNGLVAFSCGHGPYRLRFLCPAILTTEHIQLAVSILEKSLTEVSNSF
- a CDS encoding cyclic nucleotide-binding domain-containing protein, with translation MIKSLWNNALYQKEAIYIHSLQQCELLKNLSSGQIYYLLKNLHKRTYQAEENIFQQDSSGNAAYIILEGNVKVHYKEAKAESNLTNTDISILPAGSFFGETNLYQKTGTRVVSATSIKKTILLSLFKADIEQMTSCKPKIAMQLLLNFNEILSTRIMQITQTHL